A window of Polynucleobacter sp. KF022 genomic DNA:
GATAGGCCTACCGATGCTTATGCTGGGCGAGGTGAGATTTATTTATTACCTTTGATTCCTTATGCAGAGCAGACGCAGGAACCAAGAGAGGGTAGTGCTTTTGATGGTGCTATTGCCGATTCAAGTGAAACGGTTGGGGTGATTCAGCGTCAACGTGAGGGTGAATTGGTTGCGCGCCTCATTAAAGAAATTATTGCTACGCGTAAGGTGGCAGATAAAGAAGGTGGCAGGGAAATTTGGCGCGAGGCCAGGGCGAGTGATTTTCTGTTGCTGGTAAAGCGTCGTAAATATTTGCCTCAATACGAAAGAGCGCTGCGTGATGTAAAGCTTGCCTATGAAAGTCCACGTTTAGGCGGATTGCTTAATACTCTAGAGATTGATGACCTCATTGCCTTGCTGACTGTTTTGGTAACACCTCGTCATGACTTACCGCTAGCCCAAGTTCTGAGAAGTCCGATTTTTGGTTTTGCTGAAAAACAAATGCAGCAATTAGCAGTAGCGATGACATCTGGTCATTACCGCTCCTGGTGGGATGCGTTGCAAGATAGTAAAGATGCAAAGCTTCAAGGTGCGGCACGCTATCTTAAGCATTGGCATCTTTTGGGTGAGCGCTTACCGGTTCATGACCTGCTTGACCGTATTTATCAAGAGGGTGATGTGCGCCTCAAATATGCTGCAGTCTGTCAGGATCTCGATCGACCACAGGTCTTGGCAAACTTGGATGCCTTCTTAGAAGTGGCGCTTAATCAAGATGGGGGTCAATACCCAAGCTTGAGTCGTTTTATTCAGGAGATGAATACCAAGCGCCGTGGCGATGATGATGAAACCCCTGACGAGGGGGATGTCGATGCAGCAAGCGATGACAACCTAGTCGAAGTTGATGAAGAGAGTGAGATGTCAGAAGAAGATCGCCATAAGCGTGTGCGACTCATGACAATTCACGGTGCTAAAGGCTTGGAGTCGCCTTTTGTCATCATCCTAGACGCGAACAATACCGATACCAATGTTGACTACAGTGGCGTCTTAATTGATTGGGCGCCACAAGAAGAGAGCCCGTCTCATTTATCTCTGTTTACCTCTAAAACATTGACTAGCCCTCGCGCTGAGATCAATGAGGCTGAGAAGCTAATTGGTGAAAAAGAAAATTGGAATCTTTTGTACGTTGCCATGACTCGTGCTCGCCAAGGCCTATGGATTAGTGGTGATGCCCAAAAGCCCACTACCAATAATCCTAGTGGCTTAGATAAGACTTCTTGGTATGGCAAGGCAAGCAAGGTTGAGTTGTCTGTGTATCAGGTAGGCGAGCAAGTGGTAGCTACGGATGAGTTTGAGGTCATCAAACCTGCGCAAGAAAACGCGGTTGAGGATTTTGTCTTGGACTGGGACTCTGCGCAAGAAAGCCATACGCAAATGCTGTCTGACATCGAGAGTGGTGTGACGGTTGAAGTATTTGCGGGCGTGGATGAGCAGACAGGTAATCCTGATCCAGAAATCTTGGAAGAGGGTACAAACTTCCATAAGTTGCTAGAGTTCCTCACTCCCGATTCCAGTAATGAAACAAAACCACCTATGCCAAGCGAGCAGGAACTCATGAACTGGCTTAGTGTTGATCAGGACAGCGCAATCAAACTTATTACATACGTACAAAAAGTGCTTACAACCCCAGAGTTGAAACACTATCTGACATCAGGCGAGTGGGTGCAGGCTTGGAATGAGCTAGATATTACTAGTAAAGATGGCAAGAGCTATCGCATGGATCGCTTGGTGGAATTTGATGATCACTTAGCCATCATCGATTACAAGCTCACCATTCCAGAAGTGGGTAGTGATAAGTATGAAAAGTACCGCAAGCAATTGCAGGGCTACCAGGCCGAGCTCAAACGCATCAGAAAAGACAAGTCAAACAAGGCTTACTTGATTTCATCTAAGGGTGAGATGGTTGAGGTGAAGTAAGCGTCAAGGTGGAGATATCAGTGATTATCTTTAGATTTATTATTGATTAAGGTGCTATTGCTAGACACCGCCTTTGTTCTGCCACGAACTAATCGATGTTTAATTTCACTCCACTCTTCATCTGTCATGGGTAGGTTATCGGGGTCAGACAGAGCGGCCTTAGTGATTGCGGCATCTTCTGCGGCACTTGGTCTAATCAGTTTTTTCTTCATTGGCAGATTTTATTGAGGAGATTTTAGATATATTAGCGTACGAATATATCTAAAAAAATTAAGGGAATCCTAATAAATGAGGGCTTTGGAGGGGTATTAAGCACTATCATTGAGGCATGGAACGCTTCCCCATCATTCTCGAGCTTGTAGAAACTACACAACCTTGGCTTTTCCGAGTCAGCGTTTATCTGTCGAATGCCTTTCTGGATGACCCAGCAATACTGGCTTTTGCTTTTTGCTAAAACAGAAAGCAAGCACCCAATAAAAAACCACCGCTACGGTGGTTTTTTATTTGAAGCGCAGAAAAAGCTCAGAGTGAAATTTACTTAATCATTCCTGCATTCTTAGCATCATCCATGGCCTGAGCTGTTTTCTCTTTCATGAATGCTGGCATTTTTGCCAAAGGAATATCCACAATCACAAATCCAGAATCCTCAAGCTTCTTCTTGGTTTCAGGATCCGCATTGAGTTTTGCAAAGTAGTCAGACATTTTTTGCTGGAGCACTAGTGGGGTTGCTTTTGGTACAGCGACACCGCGATAAGCACCATCAACCCAGTTCAGACCCAATTCCTTGAAGGTGGGAACGTCTGGCAGGGCGGGGTTGCGCTTCTCGGTGGCAATGGCGAGCGTGCGTACCTTTCCTTTTTGTTGAATTGCTAAAGGCAAGTAACCCATGGCGCCATCAACGTGCATACCAATCAAAGCGGTAATCAAGTCACCGGTACCTTTAAAGGGAACGTAATTGATTTTGACGCCCGCTAATTTATTCAGACGCTCCACTGCCATATGGTTAGCAGAGAACTGCGCTGAACCCGCTAAAGACATTTTGCCCGGATCTTTCTTAGCTGCCGCAATAAATTCTTGATAGGTCTTGTAAGGGCTATCTGCAGAAACCATCAAGGCATCGGGAGTGAAGTGGTAGTAGTAGATCGCATTAATGTCTTCGGTCTTGTACTGAATGCCTTCCTGCAGTGGCTGCAAGATGGTGTGCGGAATATTGACGCCCACTACAGTTGCGCCATCAGCAGGATAGGTATTGAGTGCGCTCCACACTAAAGCGCCGCCCGCACCAGCGCGATTCATCACTACCATCGGCTGTTTGAACTTCTTGGCAGAAATATCAGCTTGATAACGCGCTACCAGGTCAGACTCGCCAGCAGGTGGGAAGGGGATGATGTACTGAATGGTTTTATCCGGAAAAGGCTGGGCACTTACGCCAGATAGCAACCCGAATGAAAGCAAGCAAGCACCTAGTATTCCACTTAGTAATTTAAAAAGCTTCATTTGGAGATCTCCTCGATAACTGCATTAGTAACATCACTCATCATGGCGGTGCCGCCTAAATCACGGGTGTGTAGCTTTGGATTGGCGGTTACTTTTTCGATCGCTGCCATGAGTTTTGCGCCGAGGGCTTTCTCACCCAAGAAGTCGAGCATCATGACGGCTGACCAGAAGGTACCAATCGGATTGGCAAGCCCTTTGCCCATGATGTCAAAAGCAGAACCATGAATCGGTTCAAACATCGATGGGTAACGACGCTCTGGATCCAGGTTGGCAGTCGGGGCAATACCTAAACTGCCAGCGAGTGCAGCTGCTAAATCGCTTAAGACGTCAGCATGCAAGTTAGTGGCAACAATGGTGTCTAAAGATTCGGGGCGGTTGACCATGCGCGCAGTAGCAGCATCAACCAACTCTTTATCCCAAGTGACATCCGGAAAGTCTTTAGCAACGATGTTGGCAATCTCATCCCACATCACCATGCCATGACGCTGGGCATTGGACTTGGTAATGACGGTGAGGTGCTTGCGAGGACGTGACTGCGCTAACTTAAAGGCAAAGCGCTGTACGCGCTCAACGCCAACACGGGTCATGATGCTCATATCGGAAGCGACTTCAATGGGATGGCCTTGGTGGGCTCTGCCGCCCACGCCAGAGTATTCGCCTTCGGAGTTCTCGCGCACGATCACCCAATCGAGTTGACCGGGTTTGCAATTGCGCAGTGGTGTTTCAATACCAGGAAGAATGCGAGTAGGGCGTACGTTGGCGTATTGATCAAAGCCCTGACAAATTTTTAAACGCAGACCCCACAAAGTAATGTGATCCGGAATCTTAGGATCACCAGCGGAGCCGAACAAGATAGCGTCTTTGGAACGCAAAGGTTCGAGACCATCGTCGGGCATCATGATGCCGTGCTTGCGGTAGTAATCGCCACCCCAAGCAAAGTGCTCAAACTCAAAAGCGACTTCAGGGTGTTTTTTGCTTAAGGCGTTTAATACCTTTTCGCATTCGGGAATAACTTCTTTACCAATGCCATCGCCCGGCACGGACGCAATCTTGTACGTCTTCATATGTCTCCTACTATTGTTTTTGTATGAGTTACTTAAGGCGTAACTTCTAGATCCATTATGCAATTCTTGGAGTCCAATGCAAGCTTGAGGCACTTGGGGTTTATGGCTAGAGAAGGAGTCTGAAAAGACCGGAAAAAGAGGGGGTGGGAGGCTCCCATAGCCCCAAAACAACAAAAATAAGGCCATTTTTGCGGTTTTTACATATACTGTATAAACATACAGTATATTAATGACTATGACGCAAGTAATGAACCCCACAAAAGTAACTCTAAGCCAGGCACCACAAGCCTTGGCGGGGCATTTTGCTGCTTATGAGCTTAAGCTCCTGAGTCACCGGATTTCAGCTGGATTCCCTAGTCCAGCAGCAGATTACGCTGAGGATGGTTTGGATTTGAACCATTACCTGGTTCAGAACAAGCCAGCCACCTTCATGTTCACCGTGAAGGGGGATTCGATGTTGGGCGCAGGCATTTGCGACGGCGATAAGGTGGTCGTTGATAAAGCACTCAAACCAAAACACAAAGACATTGTTGTGGCTGTCGTCGATGGTGAATACACCATGAAGCGCCTCTATCAATTGCGTGGTCGTATTGAGCTCCAACCAGAAAACCCCCATTACCAACCCATCACCTTTAATGAGGGTAGTGAGTTGCAAATCTGGGGTGTAGTTGTTGGAGTGGTTCGAAAGTACAGCAATGCCAGTACTAGATATAACAAAGAGGGCAAGTGAGATGAATCCCCATTCACAAACCACATCAAGCTCATCAAATTCACTCTTCGCCCTCGTCGATGTAAATAACTTCTACGTTTCTTGCGAGCGCGTATTCCAGCCTAAGCTAGAAGACGTGCCGATGGTGGTGCTCTCGAATAACGATGGCTGTGCTGTAGCGCGTAGCGCTGAAGTTAAAGCACTTGGCGTGAAGATGGGTACACCTTGGTTTCAGATGAAAGCTCTTGCCAAGAAGCATGGCATCCTGGCTCAATCATCCAACTACACGCTGTATGGGGATATGAGTAGCCGAGTAGTTCAGGTACTCAGAACATTTACACCTAACTTAGAGGTCTACAGCATCGATGAGAGCTTCTTGCAAATCGAAACTGTCCTCAAGCAATATCAAGACACCATTGAGTTGGGTCAGAAGATTAAAGAACAAGTCAAAGATACTACCGGCTTACCAGTTTGCGTAGGTATTGGCGCCAGCAAGACCTTAGCAAAGCTAGCCAATCACTTGGCTAAAAAGCACAAGCAGTTTTCTGGTGTATGCGATGTCAATGCTATGGCCAAAGAAGAGCTCTATCAGTGGATGAGTGAAACTGAAGTGGGTGAGGTTTGGGGCGTAGGTAAACAAATCGCCAAGAAACTCAAAGCCCAAAATATTCAAAGCGTATTTGATCTCTTGCAAGCTTCACCACAAGCCATGTGTCAGCAGTTTGGCGTAGTCATGGAGCGTCTTTGCTACGAACTACGTGGCACATCTTGCCTGCAGTTAGAGGAAGTGGCGCCAGCCAAACAACAAATCATTGCCTCACGTAGCTTTGGTAAGCCTGTCACTAGCGAAGCTGAGCTTGCGCAGTCGGTTGCCACTCATGTGGCCCGTGCAGCTGAAAAGCTCAGAGCGCAAAACAGCACTACGGGCGCGCTCACAGTATTTATCCAGACTAATCCGTTTAAGCAAAACGAACCGCAGCACCATCAAAGTGTCACGATTCCACTGGTAGACCCAACAGATAACACGCTGACACTAACGAATGCTGCGCTAGCAGGTCTGAAGCAAATCTACCAAGCGAGCTTTCGTTATAAGAAAGCAGGCGTCATTCTCAATTTGATTAGCGATAAGCCCACAGCCCAGCAATCCTTGTTTGACGATATCGAAACCAAAGGCAAATCTGCTCATCTCATGAAAGCAGTGGATGAAATCAATACGCGCTTTGGTAATGCGGCCATTAGATCCGCAGCTTCAGGAACCAATAGCGCTAAACAAGAGTGGCAAATGAGATCGGGTAATAGATCGCCGAACTATACGACCCGCTGGGATGAGTTGCCAGTGGCTAGGTAAAGAAATTCAGCAGCAAGTATTCACTAATAAGTAACACGCAACAACATATTAAGGAGAAACAAATGAACACAATCAACAACTTAATGAACAACTTTAACGGCATCTCATTGGCAGTGATCATGGTCCTGTCCTACTGCGCAGTGTTGAAAAACACAAAGCGTCATGATGTTGAAACAAAGCAGATCTTTAATCGTAAGTATCAGTAAAGAACATTGCGGTAGCAGCAAGTAGAGAATAAGCGGTAGGCAGAGGGGGAATAAGGAAATCACGGATTCCTTATTCCCTATTGCATATTAGGGGCGAGTAGATAATTCCCCTAGGGTTGTTAAGTCTTTAATACCCCTAAAAAGTGGTTAAGATTCGGATATGAATCCAGATAAAGAAACCTTCTTAGATAAAAAATTACGCCCCTTGCCGCGTTGGATATTTATGTCCCGCTGGTTGCAAGCACCACTCTATTTGGGATTGATTGTTGCCCAGGGTGTATATGTTTGGCAGTTCTGGATAGAGCTAGTCCACCTCATCACGATGATGGCAGATAAGTCGATGACTGAAACTGCCTTAATGTTAGTAGTTCTAGGTTTGATCGACGTCGTCATGATCTCCAATTTATTGGTGATGGTGATTGTGGGCGGCTGGGAGACTTTTGTTTCTCGTTTGGAATTGGAAAACCATCCCGATCAGCCTGAATGGCTCTCGCATGTAAACGCAGGAGTGCTCAAGGTAAAGCTGGCAACAGCCATTATTGGCATCTCATCGATCCATTTGCTCAAGACATTCATCAATGCGGCATCCTATGATGAAAAAACCTTGATGTGGCAAACCTTAATCCACATTACTTTTGTTCTATCGGCTGTAGCGATTGCCTATACCGAAAAAATAGTAACAGCAGCTCATAAGCCGCATTAATGGCCGAATAATTTTTTTCTCTCATTTAGATGGATTTAACAAATCCCTGTTTTGACTGTGGCATGTGTTGCCAGTATTTCCGGGTCAGTTTTTACCATGGAGAAATTGCTGGCAATGGTACGGGTACCGTTCCAGGGAACCTGACTACTAGAGTCTCTACACATTTGGCTTGCATGAAAGGCACGGAGAAGGGCAATGCACCATGCATCGCACTTCGCCATACCCAGGAAGATGGTTATCGCTGCTCTATCTACGAGCAGCGCTCGAGCTCGTGTAGATCATTTGATGTTCTCAATGAAGACGGAAGCATCAATGAGGTGTGTCAAAAACTACAGCAGATTGCAAAACAGAAAAAGCAGCAAGGATTGCCGGCTATTTAGCTTCTAATGCTTTGCGTAGATATTCCGAGACATTGTCTTGACGCAACATCCATTGCTTGTAGTCAGTAGGCATTTGGCTAATCAGTTCACCTTTATGTTTGCCATAGGGCATCACCTTCGGAATGCGTGCTTTCTCAGACATTTCCCAGAAGGCATCTAAAGAGATGGGATGAAGCTTATCAATGATTTGCCCCACAATCTTGGAGCAAATCCATACATCCGCTAATGCGCTGTGCGCGTTGCGTAATTGATCTCTAGCGGTATCGCGTTCGAAGTGATAGAGCAGGGCGCTTTGAGTATGGCTATCGAGCTCAGGCCAAAGGCTACGAGCAAGCGCCAAGGTGCAGATACGCTTCACTTCTGGTTTGCCAATGGCAATCCAATCAAAATCAATATTGTGACCAATTAAATATTTGGTGCCAGCAGGCAATCGGAAAGAGCTGCTTGCAGGGCAATTGACCAACTCTTCATCCATGATGTGGTGTGTAGCAAGAGCACCCAAGCTAATTGACTTACCAGGGTTGTAGCGCTGCACCCAAGGATTACCTACTTCAAATGGATTTAAGGAAGTGACGTCTAATGAAGCGGCTTCAATAATGACAGCATCGTTCTTATCAGTTGCTTCTACGTCAAAAATAATGGCTTGTGGCATAAGGTCTTTAGTAATGTTGTGTAGATGTATTGTGCCCTGTCTTCCGAACGGCTTACATCTAAATCATCCCAAATCCCTACTCGATCGGATCTGAAGGCGCTACGCTGAACTCTTCTATATAGAGGAGGGCTTGCTTTGCGAGTGTCAATTGAGTGTTCTCATAAGCAATTACAACTATTTAGAATTTCTTTGGACGCACGAACTGTCCTGGTTTTGCTCATTATTTGGATGATTTGGGGGATTTTCAGGATTCTGAAGATTTTTTAATTTTTGGATGGTTTGCATAGCCATTCAGTTAGAATTTCCCAAGCGATTAGTCAACTCAAAGGGAGCTATATGAAACATCCATTGGTCAAGAAAATGCTTGCTGTATCAGTGTCTGCCACATTGGCATTTACACCACTCATCAGTAATGCCTGTACTAGCTTCTTGCTAAAGGGCAATGACAATGGATATGTTTATGGACGAACCATGGAGTTTGGTTTGCCTTTAAAGTCACAACTCACCCTTATTCCAAAAAATACTGCCATGCAAGGTGTGGGTGTTGATAGCAAACCCGGAACAGGTCTTAATTGGGCTGCCAAATATACAGCCGCCGGTATGAATGGCTTGGGCTTGCCTGTTCTAGTTGACGGTATGAATGAAAAAGGATTAGTGGGTGGCCTACTCAATGCTCCTAACACTGCAGTCTTTCAGGCGGTAGCACCAGCTGATTCCGCTAAGAGTATTGCGTCAGTACAGATGCTGACTTATGCATTGACTAACTTTGCAACCATTGATGAAGTCAAAGCAGGCTTTCCAAAGGTTTTGGTAAATCGCTCCATCATTCCAGCATTTCGCAATCAATCAGCGCCCGTACGCATGACTTTGCATGATGCAACGGGCAAGAGTCTAGTAATTGAGTATCTCAAAGGCGAGTTGGTGATGACCGATAACCCAACTGGGGTGATGACAAATGACCCAGCATTTAGAGAGCAGTTAAACAATATTGGTAACTATGCAAATCTGACGAATGTAGAGCGCAATCCAATCGTGATTAACGGTACTAGCTTTGTACCACCAAGCTCTGGTAGTGGTTTACATGGTCTGCCTGGAGACTATTTGAGTCCTAGCCGCTTTATTCGCGCACTCTTTTTATCAAAATCTGTACCAACCAATTACTCCACTGTTCAGCAAACGAATACTGCTTGGCATATTTTGGGTAGCTTTGATATTCCACCTGGTGCGATTAGCTTGCCAGCAACGAATGCCTATGGTGGTGGTGCAGGTGGTATTGAAATCACAGAATGGTCTGTGGTTGCAGACAATAAAAACTTGATGTATTACGTCAAGATGTTTGAGACCACCAATGTTCAGGCATTTGACTTCAAAAAGGTAGATCCAGCAGTTAAAGGGGTGCAGTACTACAACCTCAATAAGCCTCAGACCTACACTCCAATTAACTAGGACTGCTGCTAGGTCTCTTTTTTTAACGCTGTAGCAAAGTATTCAGTTGGGGGAGGATGGATGAGCCAAGCCCCCGGCCCTAGGC
This region includes:
- a CDS encoding UvrD-helicase domain-containing protein, with protein sequence MSDLINMLPAKQTYSEKLACDPHRSVIVSACAGSGKTWLLVARMVRLLLDDVKPQEILALTFTRKAAQEMRDRLYGLLEQFSKSDDASLMKELTARGMEEVQAEKYLPKARALYEQVLANPQPIVIDTFHGWFGRLLGAAPVSLGIQPGFMLREDAKRLQEECLDDWWGDLTPELKAHYDVLLKYLGSYETQKLLMGKSSLFKQRGAWTFFVKQCDQTGITPLEHLKQSLHKLNLPNPLLAQWSAPNTLEDLQFLARCFQNSSVKDSDLLQYLLPAIACKERAGNVMEVASHFQTTFLTKEPKYRSNNDKALGEAKKYLEKMGESHRIDEHIAIKQHWGHTFEEYLQWRAEQDVFAINEAWFALNQSMMAHANAQKENMRVRDFDDLEVGVSLLMGEPEHAAYLQSRLDAKYKQILVDEFQDTNPLQWQILRAWLAGYSVGDEKPKVFIVGDPKQSIYRFRRADPRLFVSAAQFLHQHHGAAYIEQDKTRRNAHEINRVVNTIFQGEQVPPDYPYTEQQTLWTTPNEDRPTDAYAGRGEIYLLPLIPYAEQTQEPREGSAFDGAIADSSETVGVIQRQREGELVARLIKEIIATRKVADKEGGREIWREARASDFLLLVKRRKYLPQYERALRDVKLAYESPRLGGLLNTLEIDDLIALLTVLVTPRHDLPLAQVLRSPIFGFAEKQMQQLAVAMTSGHYRSWWDALQDSKDAKLQGAARYLKHWHLLGERLPVHDLLDRIYQEGDVRLKYAAVCQDLDRPQVLANLDAFLEVALNQDGGQYPSLSRFIQEMNTKRRGDDDETPDEGDVDAASDDNLVEVDEESEMSEEDRHKRVRLMTIHGAKGLESPFVIILDANNTDTNVDYSGVLIDWAPQEESPSHLSLFTSKTLTSPRAEINEAEKLIGEKENWNLLYVAMTRARQGLWISGDAQKPTTNNPSGLDKTSWYGKASKVELSVYQVGEQVVATDEFEVIKPAQENAVEDFVLDWDSAQESHTQMLSDIESGVTVEVFAGVDEQTGNPDPEILEEGTNFHKLLEFLTPDSSNETKPPMPSEQELMNWLSVDQDSAIKLITYVQKVLTTPELKHYLTSGEWVQAWNELDITSKDGKSYRMDRLVEFDDHLAIIDYKLTIPEVGSDKYEKYRKQLQGYQAELKRIRKDKSNKAYLISSKGEMVEVK
- a CDS encoding tripartite tricarboxylate transporter substrate binding protein, giving the protein MKLFKLLSGILGACLLSFGLLSGVSAQPFPDKTIQYIIPFPPAGESDLVARYQADISAKKFKQPMVVMNRAGAGGALVWSALNTYPADGATVVGVNIPHTILQPLQEGIQYKTEDINAIYYYHFTPDALMVSADSPYKTYQEFIAAAKKDPGKMSLAGSAQFSANHMAVERLNKLAGVKINYVPFKGTGDLITALIGMHVDGAMGYLPLAIQQKGKVRTLAIATEKRNPALPDVPTFKELGLNWVDGAYRGVAVPKATPLVLQQKMSDYFAKLNADPETKKKLEDSGFVIVDIPLAKMPAFMKEKTAQAMDDAKNAGMIK
- a CDS encoding tartrate dehydrogenase — protein: MKTYKIASVPGDGIGKEVIPECEKVLNALSKKHPEVAFEFEHFAWGGDYYRKHGIMMPDDGLEPLRSKDAILFGSAGDPKIPDHITLWGLRLKICQGFDQYANVRPTRILPGIETPLRNCKPGQLDWVIVRENSEGEYSGVGGRAHQGHPIEVASDMSIMTRVGVERVQRFAFKLAQSRPRKHLTVITKSNAQRHGMVMWDEIANIVAKDFPDVTWDKELVDAATARMVNRPESLDTIVATNLHADVLSDLAAALAGSLGIAPTANLDPERRYPSMFEPIHGSAFDIMGKGLANPIGTFWSAVMMLDFLGEKALGAKLMAAIEKVTANPKLHTRDLGGTAMMSDVTNAVIEEISK
- the umuD gene encoding translesion error-prone DNA polymerase V autoproteolytic subunit, which gives rise to MTMTQVMNPTKVTLSQAPQALAGHFAAYELKLLSHRISAGFPSPAADYAEDGLDLNHYLVQNKPATFMFTVKGDSMLGAGICDGDKVVVDKALKPKHKDIVVAVVDGEYTMKRLYQLRGRIELQPENPHYQPITFNEGSELQIWGVVVGVVRKYSNASTRYNKEGK
- a CDS encoding Y-family DNA polymerase, whose amino-acid sequence is MNPHSQTTSSSSNSLFALVDVNNFYVSCERVFQPKLEDVPMVVLSNNDGCAVARSAEVKALGVKMGTPWFQMKALAKKHGILAQSSNYTLYGDMSSRVVQVLRTFTPNLEVYSIDESFLQIETVLKQYQDTIELGQKIKEQVKDTTGLPVCVGIGASKTLAKLANHLAKKHKQFSGVCDVNAMAKEELYQWMSETEVGEVWGVGKQIAKKLKAQNIQSVFDLLQASPQAMCQQFGVVMERLCYELRGTSCLQLEEVAPAKQQIIASRSFGKPVTSEAELAQSVATHVARAAEKLRAQNSTTGALTVFIQTNPFKQNEPQHHQSVTIPLVDPTDNTLTLTNAALAGLKQIYQASFRYKKAGVILNLISDKPTAQQSLFDDIETKGKSAHLMKAVDEINTRFGNAAIRSAASGTNSAKQEWQMRSGNRSPNYTTRWDELPVAR
- a CDS encoding TIGR00645 family protein, producing MNPDKETFLDKKLRPLPRWIFMSRWLQAPLYLGLIVAQGVYVWQFWIELVHLITMMADKSMTETALMLVVLGLIDVVMISNLLVMVIVGGWETFVSRLELENHPDQPEWLSHVNAGVLKVKLATAIIGISSIHLLKTFINAASYDEKTLMWQTLIHITFVLSAVAIAYTEKIVTAAHKPH
- a CDS encoding YkgJ family cysteine cluster protein: MDLTNPCFDCGMCCQYFRVSFYHGEIAGNGTGTVPGNLTTRVSTHLACMKGTEKGNAPCIALRHTQEDGYRCSIYEQRSSSCRSFDVLNEDGSINEVCQKLQQIAKQKKQQGLPAI
- a CDS encoding DUF3820 family protein, with translation MPQAIIFDVEATDKNDAVIIEAASLDVTSLNPFEVGNPWVQRYNPGKSISLGALATHHIMDEELVNCPASSSFRLPAGTKYLIGHNIDFDWIAIGKPEVKRICTLALARSLWPELDSHTQSALLYHFERDTARDQLRNAHSALADVWICSKIVGQIIDKLHPISLDAFWEMSEKARIPKVMPYGKHKGELISQMPTDYKQWMLRQDNVSEYLRKALEAK
- a CDS encoding linear amide C-N hydrolase, with the protein product MKHPLVKKMLAVSVSATLAFTPLISNACTSFLLKGNDNGYVYGRTMEFGLPLKSQLTLIPKNTAMQGVGVDSKPGTGLNWAAKYTAAGMNGLGLPVLVDGMNEKGLVGGLLNAPNTAVFQAVAPADSAKSIASVQMLTYALTNFATIDEVKAGFPKVLVNRSIIPAFRNQSAPVRMTLHDATGKSLVIEYLKGELVMTDNPTGVMTNDPAFREQLNNIGNYANLTNVERNPIVINGTSFVPPSSGSGLHGLPGDYLSPSRFIRALFLSKSVPTNYSTVQQTNTAWHILGSFDIPPGAISLPATNAYGGGAGGIEITEWSVVADNKNLMYYVKMFETTNVQAFDFKKVDPAVKGVQYYNLNKPQTYTPIN